The region AAATAATATCATATCCCCTTGCTTTCCTTGAATTTCCTAGAAGAtggtaaataattatttatctaGAGTCTTAGCCTTTAAGTGTTTGAATTGTCAAAGCTTATCAAGTAAAAGTTTGATAAGCATGAGTTGTCAAGTTTGATTAGGCCTTTGAATGAATTCTTACCTTGTGTACTTTGGTTTGTTTTTTCTCTTGCAGAGTAAATTGGGTAAATGGTATTACAAGAGCAAACGCCAACCCACAGTTCATGAGGGGTACATGTTCCCTTTGCTTGTTAGCAAGGAGTTGGATAACTGGCCTGAGATGaacacaagaagaagaaaatgggtaagttAACTACATAGCCTCTATTCAGTGTATTCACGGTCAATTATATTCATCTTCCCAATTGCAAATTTCTTAATTAAGTAACATATTTGTTTGGTGTCCTAAAGTTTCATTGATTTGCATCATGCAGATTACTGTGGCTGAAGCAAAAGAAATATGCCCATATGCTTGGATGAAAGAAGCTTTAGATGAGTTGGTTAATAGACAAAGTACTAAAGTTCAGCCCAAAAAGATGGAGATTTAATTAAGTAGAAGTTGTTAATTGTAGGGTGTTCCCTTGCTTTTGGAATCTACAAAGTTAGTACAGAAGCATTCATTTGATTCTTTAACAGTCTATTATGGAAGGTTTTGCCATTCAAGATCATTTATACAGATCAACTTTGTTGATAACATGCTCAAAAAATTAGAGAGCCTCCTACACTTGAATAAGATCAGTCAAGTTAGGAGCATAGATTTCAAATGATAAATTACTACAGAATGATTAGTTTTCTTTATAATAAAGCCAACCATTATGAAATTTCTATACCAAATTAGAGAGCCTCCTACACTTGAATATTTATGTATGATCTCCATTATGAAATTTCTATACCAAATTTCTCAATGACTGGCCATATCCTGAGAACCAACACCAGAGATAGCTAATGCAACAGACTATTCTATTATAGGTGAAAAGAGCAATTGCAACATCTTTTCAGTTGTAGATTTCACTAAAATCTTAAATTTATAACATTCCACTTCAGAAACAACATTGCAAGAGAACCTATTTCCATAGTAACTCTTATTCAAGTTTCATTCCAGAAACAACATTGCAAGAGAACCTATTTCCATAGTAACTCTTATTCAAGTTTCATTCCAGAGTTTTAACAACAATACAACCACTTAATAGGCTTATATGCTCCTGTGCTCTCACATTTGAATCTCTATTGTTAGTTGCTACCCATTGAAGTATGATGGTAGTTTATTATCAACTTAGTCTTATCAACAATGGTCTAATACCCACATAATCTACATATCATTTATACATGAGTTTGATAACTGTATATTGTCTCTTCAATTAAAAGTTTGTGTGACATATTTACTTGTCATAGCATCCCATTCAACTAagcaatttattttaaattgccAACAACAATTCATATATAGCTATATACAATCATCTGtatcaaaatcaaaactaaaGCATTACTATTCAACTCAGGGTGCACAAGAATAAGGAGCAGAAATCAAGTTGTACATATTTCCAGTTCTGCAGAGCTTACTAGACCAGATTCTAAAACAATGTTTAAAGAATCAACATTCAAGCAACAGTTATAGTGAGTGAACCGGCGATCATAAAACACACTCAAACCCTAGGTTGCatttacaaaattgaagaaaatcataccttatgaggaagaagaaaattgcTTGATCGAGGAGAGGAACTATGGAGCGCTTTTGAACTCTGAGGACAGGGCAACGAACCGTGCACGAAGGGACACAACACAAGAGCGGCAACGGCGCAGCAGGGACGGAGGCGGCGGCAAGGACGGCTCCGGTGGCGGCAAGGACGGTGGAGGCACAAGGTGCAGCAAGCTTTTGAGAGATGAAACAGAGGTTAAGATGGCAAGAACCGTGCACAAAGGAACACAAAACAAGAGCGGGAAGGACGGCGGCGACAAGGACGGCTCCGACGCCGGCTAGGACGGCTCCGGCGGCAGCAAGGACGGTGGAGGCAGAGGTAAAACGCGtttgagagaaggagaagaggttAAGAGTCGAGAGAGTGAAAGTGTGGTAAAGAATAGGGTTTACAGTTACTGGGTTTTGTTAGTGGGGTACGAATTCAATATAATATACTTATATATAAAAACCAACATATTTAATTAAAGCTCAGTCGAGCCCAGTGGTAAGAAGtcatacaatttttttatgtacccgggttcgaatcccaaATGAAAcacttttttaattttcaggatatattatttacagcggttagtAGATACACGCTGTAAATAGTGGAACCCaattatttacagcggtttagAACATAACCGCTATAAAAGCCTATTATCCGCTCCGCGTTTTTGTGTTCACAGCGGCTGCAAAATTAACCGTTGTTAATAAGTAATGATTTTACAGCGGTTTATTCTTTAACCGCTATAAAATCCTATTATCCGCtccgtgtttttgtttttacagCGCCTGCTAGGTGAAGCGCTGTAATAAGGGCGCTGTAAAAGCCCTTTTCTTCCAGCTTCTGATGTGAGGGTTGTGCTAGTACACGATCTATAAGAACCCTGACCTGTAGTGGTGATCGGAGCCGAACTCACCCGAACTTTCCTATAACAAAAAGATAATGCTAATAACATTCATTCTTGAGACTCTCTTTCAACACACtctctcttttattatttaaaatcaaAATGAATACATGTCTTACTAGATCGGGTTAGGGTATTCGGTGATGTTACAAAAAATTGAGAGTGAGGCCAATATAATGTAGTGAACTCCAACGCTTTGTTTGGTAGAAAGAGAGAGTAGAAAAGATAGAAGTTAAGTAGGGAGAAAGAGTTGAGAGATTTAGagattgtttggtatgataaaatgagaagagagatagaagtGAACGACAATGGAATTGACTAAAAATACAATTTtacccaaataaaaaaaaccattgAAGGAGTTTGCACAATTTTGGAATCTGTACCATCTCTCTTCAATTTGTGAAGAAGTCAAAAAGTGTGTGGGATCCACACAAACTCTTCTCTCTGCTGTCTCTCCCTTGCACCAAACAAAAGTGACTCCACCTCCTCTCTCGAACTTTCGCTTCTCCATCTCTATCTACTCAaaatgtaagacccaggattttagaatttaataaataattaatttccaactcacgcgtAGGATTTTGTatcagcgtgagaggaacttgacttgtgattgatgtttggattagtattatgaaggagaaagttcaggaaatgactaagaatagtattatagtcgctataggttatagcacgagttttATTCACTTTCGtcttagggcgaaagcgttagtaaaaggctaatccgctcttaaagcactgtagaagcaGAATTCcaaaatattcagaggattataagaatttctcttattcctttccctgacgtgtgtttcgacacgaaaccctggaatgtacgaatgatcgatttcgattctcggaggtttgccgaaactgaatccctgatagctcaagaaccttaaagtaaactgtcgatgaatactttttctattcggagcttcaaacgaagattccacacgcgtacacccatttcctTCGATGTTTCCATCTTTCTTcaaaaggaagttttctcttccgacatcgattgcaaaaagtaacttttcgggttaaatcgattaacaccgttagcGAGTCGTTTGCTTAAAATCCAGGAAACctatttcgagttctggaattttgtcgccggattctatcttataattcaccgaggaatgcacaggaaaaatcgaaatcgcggaattttcattttcccgcgtttttcatctcctataaataggagaaaaactcaaaaatcctcACCATTCACCCATGGTGGCCGCGAGCTCAagggaggagagggagaggaagattttcgtcgtttcttgcctgatcgtcgctctattcgttgctacgcgtaggcctcgaggtattgatgcttttccttacctctgatcgtaaattctgtcgcttttctctatgtctttctgtgctcaaagttttgagctttttgtaaaactgtccaaataacttgatttctctgtctaaacttattccctgcatgcccaagaacatgtttagcggattacatttcgccgaatctcgccgaatcgccgcagaacttcaattctgctcaaaaacccatttttatgctgaggttctgctttttgaatcaaaaactctcgactgagcttagcgtcagtaggattagttgtcataaacgtcgtgggtatcgacctcatccaatttatttttcgaaatttcgattttgagtttccgagctaaaactcttgaccaaaatacccttgttctagttttcgatccgataatttttctgagagtttccctggcctagatatcgcctaagaatacctaggaattgatttagatcgaagaaaaagttcggaaaccctattttctaaagtggccgaaacctgtttgttagggtaccgtgtccaaaaataatttttgggtctctatgacctgaccTATaacgtagctctttcgattatcgaaattttggctttggttcatgtcattccgagttctgtagctcgagttatgcgcattttagcgaaaacatgtcttattgtccattcgtgcctaaatgtcgaactctagagcttcgaaagcttcttttcgggttttaatagtgttattagttgttttgtttcttagcgactaagcaatgatactttgcttaaggtttggaacgagttgagctgaggaaagagactttggagcaattggtgaggtttcac is a window of Lotus japonicus ecotype B-129 chromosome 5, LjGifu_v1.2 DNA encoding:
- the LOC130721174 gene encoding nudix hydrolase 21, chloroplastic-like encodes the protein MNSYLVYFGLFFLLQSKLGKWYYKSKRQPTVHEGYMFPLLVSKELDNWPEMNTRRRKWITVAEAKEICPYAWMKEALDELVNRQSTKVQPKKMEI